The genomic interval CAATAAAAGCCCAACAGCCACCAAATGAAAGAGAACATGGTATTTGCAGACTCAATATGCTTCACAAGATTGCTATCCaaaatgtaaagaaaacaGTTAAAGCTAGATTGATAATTAGACACCCTTATAGCTCAGTACACTGAAAATGGCAAATGATCATTGCATTTACCTCGGTTCATCGTCATTCACAGTGAGCTCGGTCGCATAATCATCGCCATCGCTTCCGGATATCGAATTTGAATCCTCGCTGCTCGTCCAGCCACCGCTACGGTCCAATCCGACGAGCTCTCTTGTTGAGCGCCGCCGCTTATACTCTGTAGCTACACAGGACATGTGAATTATACACTGCATAGCATATCCAATGATCCAAAATCTGAGCGGCACTGAAGGTTTTTCACTCGTGCTGAGCCCTATGACAGTGAAACTAATGGCGACGAAGGCCAAGTTCCATAGAAGGTCCAAAAGGATAATCGGCTTTGAGTACGCCCAATCGCTCTGGCGCTCCTCCAGCTGCTCCGCGGCGTTCTCGCGGACACGAACGGAGGATTCTCGAAGCATCATCTGCCGGCCACTTGCACGGCGGAGAAGACGAACCGCTCCGCGAAGAGGTTGAGGCGAACGGCGAATAAACCCTCGCGAACGGAAAAGGCCATCGGCGACGGAGTGCGCGAGCAGAGGCGAATTATCCACCGCACGGATGGGGGAAGAAGGCTGTGGGATCGAATTACGCATCCTAGCGATTAGAACTTCGAACAACGAACTTTCTACTTTCAGAGCGAAAATTAGGGCATGCAATCACAAAACTCCAAATATATCATtcagaagaggaagagaaagggGTTTTGCGAAACGAATCAAATTGAACTTATCCTGAACAATCAGAATGAAGGGAATCTGAAATTCCGGGTTCGACAGATCAAGAACGAAGAAGGAACTGGGACCGCAGAGAAAATTgggagaagatgaagaatctgTCAGAGTTGGAAATCGGAACGGAATTGATTGGAGGGATTGAGGAACTTACAGAGAGGTTTTTCAAGAACGAAACGGTGACGAAATGCGACAGAAACGAAGACAACTTTGCACGAAAATCATGAGAATTTGGAAATCATCCGCGGTTAGTTATACGAAAAACCAATTGTCAGTTTTCAGTCAACGCGGatgaacaacaaaaaaatggtggaaattaaaattttaaattacagcGGAAATCTGATAAatctgaaaacaaaaaaaaaaaaaaaaaaaaaaaaaaaaaaaaaaaaaaaNNNNNNNNNNNNNNNNNNNNNNNNNNNNNNNNNNNNNNNNNNNNNNNNNNNNNNNNNNNNNNNNNNNNNNNNNNNNNNNNNNNNNNNNNNNNNNNNNNNNNNNNNNNNNNNNNNNNNNNNNNNNNNNNNNNNNNNNNNNNNNNNNNNNNNNNNNNNNNNNNNNNNNNNNNNNNNNNNNNNNNNNNNNNNNNNNNNNNNNNNNNNNNNNNNNNNNNNNNNNNNNNNNNNNNNNNNNNNNNNNNNNNNNNNNNNNNNNNNNNNNNNNNNNNNNNNNNNNNNNNNNNNNNNNNNNNNNNNNNNNNNNNNNNNNNNNNNNNNNNNNNNNNNNNNNNNNNNNNNNNNNNNNNNNNNNNNNNNNNNNNNNNNNNNNNNNNNNNNNNNNNNNNNNNNNNNNNNNNNNNNNNNNNNNNNNNNNNNNNNNNNNNNNNNNNNNNNNNNNNNNNNNNNNNNNNNNNNNNNNNNNNNNNNNNNNNNNNNNNNNNNNNNAAAACCAGGGGagtagttttattatttaatttaagcttttttttaataacaattttgattttctgtatttaaaaattatgttttttttttggtaatattGTCacattaactaaaaaaaaacatatttaaatttcaaattcaaaaaataaaataaaaattttaaaactagtTTGCAAAaattggtttgattttttaaagcATTTGGACATATCatcaactttattttaaaaataataaataaaatataaataattatcaagTCGGgcctaaataataataaaccataCGTGGACACAGTTTCaacatttatttgaattttttaaataattaaatatagacataatatataaaatttgagaccataatataaaatttatttactaaattacAAGGAATAAAAAGCCCAATTTGCTTGGACTtgctaatatattaaatataaaattaaaagtaaaaaatttattaaatttaaatgttttttcgAATTTTaaacagaaaattaaaatctaaaattagcaAATAATCTCTCTCCTCAATGGTGAtagtattttctctctctaaagaTACACGTGGCAGAGGAGTATTGGATAAGCTATAGTAAATGAAAAGTTAGGGGCATTAAATGAGAGGGTGCGGGGTTTGTCCGAAGGGCAGAGCAGGCATTAAATGCTGCTGGGATTCACATGCACACCCCACGGCGGCCCCACCGCCACCTCCGCCACATCCAGCTTACGCCCCTCGCCGGCCCCACCGCCACCTCTCTCCACCACCTCC from Cucurbita pepo subsp. pepo cultivar mu-cu-16 unplaced genomic scaffold, ASM280686v2 Cp4.1_scaffold002130, whole genome shotgun sequence carries:
- the LOC111786609 gene encoding E3 ubiquitin-protein ligase At1g63170-like; this translates as MRNSIPQPSSPIRAVDNSPLLAHSVADGLFRSRGFIRRSPQPLRGAVRLLRRASGRQMMLRESSVRVRENAAEQLEERQSDWAYSKPIILLDLLWNLAFVAISFTVIGLSTSEKPSVPLRFWIIGYAMQCIIHMSCVATEYKRRRSTRELVGLDRSGGWTSSEDSNSISGSDGDDYATELTVNDDEPSNLVKHIESANTMFSFIWWLLGFYWVTAGGQELIDDSPQLYWLCITFLAFDVVFVLICVAIACLVGVAICCCLPCIIAILYAVTDQVVFICFGSIFWF